One Mycobacterium paraseoulense genomic window, GGCGTGTCCCAGTTGATGTTCGGCGAGCGCCATCATGAATCCGCAGAGCAAAAAGGCACCCTCGGCGTCGCCGAGGTCGCGCTCGTCGTGCCGGAAGCGATAGACGAATCCGTCGTGGCAGAGCTGATTGCGGACCGCGTCCAGCGTGGCCCGGGTGCGCGGGTCGTCGGCGGGGACGGCCCCGCGCACGGGCGCCAGCAGCAGCGACGCGTCGACGTCGGTCAGCCGCGGGCTGCGCTGCCAATAGCCGTCCTGCGGGTGCAGGCTGCTGGCGGCGGTGTCGGCCAGGATGGTGTCGGCCAGCGACGTGCAGGCGGCGATCTCTGAGCCGCCGCCGGCAACCTTGGCGATGGCCCGCAGCCCGGCCACACACGCCAGGCGGGACTGCGTCCAGTGTTCGTTGTCGATCTCCCATATCCCCGCATCCGGCTCGCGCCAACGCTTTTCGATCGCACCGATGGCGGCCTGCGCGGCGCGCCAGCCCTCGACGTCCAGCCGGCCGGCGTTGCCGGCCCACGCCAGCAGCTGCAGCGCCTCGCCGAAGACGTCCAGCTGGAATTGCTGGTTGACCCAGTTGCCCACCTTGTCGGCGCCCCCGGGGTAGCCGGGCAGGTCGAGGGTTTCTTCGCTGGGCACGCTGGCGCCGGTGACGGTGTAGGCGGGCTTGAGGTCGGGGCCGTGCTCGAGCAGCCGGGCGCCGACGAATTCGACCGCGCGGTCCAGCAATTCGTTCGCGCCGACGGTGGCGGCGGCGATCCCGGCGTACGCCTGGTCGCGGATCCACGCGTAGCGGTAGTCGTAGTTCTGGTTGGTGTGCGCGCGCTCGGGCAGGCTCATCGTGGCGGCGGCGACCATGCCGCCGCCGCTGCTGGTCAGCCCGCGCAGCACCGCGTAGGAGTGCCGCGCATCGCGGGGGGCGATGGTGCCGTTCAGCTCGGGCATGCTGCGGTGCCACGCGGCTTCCGTTGCGTCCCAGGTGATATGGGGGTCGGGCGGGTGGTCAGGGAGCGTGCGTTCGGAGAGTTCCAGCACGAAGTCGTGGTGACCGCCCTCATCGACGGTGACCTCACAGGTGATCAGGTTCCCGTGGCCGTGCGCCGATTTGACGACGCGCGCCTCGCAGCCGCCGAGCCAGCGCCACCGCAACCGGCCCGACTTCCCGCTCCATATCCCGTCGTCGAGCCTCGGGTCGCCCGCGCCGTGCCGGCCGAACGCGGCGCTCGGCTGCAGCAGCACCCGCACCCGCGCGGTACCGCGGCAACCCATGAGGCGGCGCAGCAGCACCACCCGGTCGGGGTCGCCGGGGAACGCCAGCGCCTCGCGGCATTCGATGATGCCGTCGCGGGTGACCCACCGGTCGCGCCAGATCAGGCTGCCCGGCTCGTAAAACCCGCCCCACACGTGCCGGACGTCGGTCGGGGTGATCGCGTACACCCCGTCGCCCCCAATGAGATTCGAGAACACGGCGTCGGAGTCCCACCGCGGCGCGCACAGCCACGCGACGTCGCCCTGCGGCCCGATCAGGGCGCCCCGCTCGCCGTCGGCGAGCAGCGCATACTCGCGCAACACCCGGGGCGAGTACATCGCCTCGTAGTCGATCGTGCGGTCAGCCACGGACCCCCGCCTCCGATCGCCGGGTCGCCGGGACGTCGCTGCGGATCTTGCCGGTCGCCATCCGCTCGGCCAGCCGCGAGGCCAGCGCCATGATCGTCAGCGCCGGGTTCGCCGAGCCCTGGGTGGGGCACACCGAGCCGTCGGCGAGGAACAGGTTCGGCACCCCCCACACCCGGTGGTCGGAGTCGACGACCGAGTTGTCCGGCCGGGTGCCCATTCGGGCACCGCCGATCAGGTGGGCGAACCGCTGGATGGTCAGTACGTCCTGGGCCCCGGAGGCGCGCAGGATGTCGCCGATCACCTTGGTGGAGTACGCCATGTTGGCCTTGTCGTTGTCGCACAGCGTGTAGTCGAACCGGGCCACCGGGAGCCCGTACGGGTCGGTCTCGTCGGCGAGGGTGACCCGGTTGTCCGGCATCGGCAACAACTCGTTGAGCACGCCGATGGTCGCCCAGTGGTTGTAGTCGCGCATGTACTCCCGCAACGCGCGGCCCCAATGCCCGTCGGCGAGCACGTGTTCGGCCCAGCCGATGGGCAAGGGTGACACCGTCTGGATGGAGAAGCCACGGGCGAACTCCCGCGACGGGTCCGTCTCGTAGAACTGTTCCGAGGACACCTCCGGGGGAGGGGCCTTGTACATCCGGAGCTCGTCCGACCACCGGCCCGCGGACTGCGTGGCGCCCTGCACCATCACGTAGCGGCCGACCTGATCGTCGTTGTTGCCCAAGCCGTCCGGGAAGCGTTCGCTCGCCGAGTTCAGCAGCAGCCGAGGGGTTTCGATGGAATACCCGGCGATCGCGACGACCTTGGCTCGCTGCAACCGCTCGGTGCCTCCGGCCTCGTCGTAGTAGACCACCCCGCGCGCGGCGCCGCTCTCGTCGAGCTCGACGCGGGCCGCCATGCAGTTGGCCCGGATCTCCACCGCGTGGGCCAGCGCGTCGGGCAGGTGCGTGACGTACGGGCTGGCCTTGGCGTTGACCTTGCAGCCCTGCAGGCAGTAGCCGCGGTAGATGCAGTGCGGGCGGTTACCGAAGGTGCCGTTGACGATGCCGACGGGCCCGACCCGCATCTCGATGCCGAGCTGCATCGCGCCCCGCCAGAGCTTGGCTGCTGCGCCCGAAATGGGGTGTGGTGAAAAGGGATAACGGTGGGGATAGCCCCACGGCCAGTTCTGCCCGGCCACCGGCAGTTCGAGCTCGACGCGCTCGTAGTGCGGTCGCACGTCCTCGTAGTCGATCGGCCAGTCCGCCCCGACCCCGTCGAGGCTGTAGGTCTGGAAGTCGCTGGGATGGAATCGCGGCGTGTAGCCGGCGTAGTGGACCATCGAGCCGCCCACCCCGCGCCCGGAGTTGTTCTTGCCCAACTCGACTGGGTCGTCGCCGCCGATGATGCGCTTCTGGGTCCAGTACAGGGAATGGGAACCCGCCTCGTCGGATACCCAGTCCTCGTCCGGGTGCCAGAACGGGCCCGCCTCGAGGATCACCACCCGCCAACCGGCCCGGGCCAGGCGTTGGGCGAGCACCGATCCGCCGGCGCCCGCGCCGACGATCACCAGGTCCACCTCGTCGTCGTCGCGGTAGCGCCGCATCGTCTTTTCGCCGGGCAGGTCGCGCGAATGCACGTCGAGCAGGAACCGCGATTCGTTGTCCCTGGGCCCGACCGCTCCCTTGAGCAGGCCGCGGAGTCGGTCGCCCATCACAGCTCACCGCGCTGCACCACGCGGACGGGGTCCTCGTCCGTGGCGCCCCTTGTTTCGAACGGTTCGCGCGCCGCCGCGTCTCCCGTGGCACCGCCCAGGCGCATGAACCCGCGCGGGTAGGCTGGGCCGCCGAACCCGATCTCGTTCCACGCCCACGGGTGGGAGTAGAACCCGGACAACACCATTCGCATGCAGACCGACCACGCGCGTTTGACGTTCAGGCGCTCCCAGGTTCCGCCCTTCAAGTGGCCGTCGGAGAACTGGTCGACGATCGCTTCTCGCGTGTCGGGCTCGGCGTCGGCGAACGAGTCCTTGCCGTAGCGGCCTGACGCGGTCTCGTCGAGCGCGCGCAGCACCAGCCGCCAGGTGTCGCGGTCGTCGGGCATGTCGGCGTACTGGTAGCCGTCGAGCCGGCCGTCGGCGAGCTTGGAGTCGACGGACTCGGCCACCGGCACCCGCGGCTCGGTGTCCTGCGCCAGCACCGTGTCGCAGAACGCGCGCAGACACGGTTCCTCTTCCGCGGAGAAGAACCGCAGCGGGCCGGGCGGCTCCAGCCGCGCCAATACCACTTTCTTGGTCGCCTCGTCCCAGCTGTCGGTCGTGTCCAGCACGTCGAAATCCGGGTACCGGCCGATCATTTGGGGGGTGACCCCGCGGCGTTGTTTGGGGAGCCAGGACGGGTGCGGCGGCTTGCGATCGGGTCGCAGGTTCGGCAGGTGGTCGGGGCGTGTGGTGTCGGCCATCGCGCTCAGTCCCGGAACCGCTCGCGCCGCAGGAGCGAGGCCAGCAGCCCCATCCCGCCGACCATGCACATCAGCCCGGGCGCCGCGATCGGTGGGCCCATGGGCACGTTGTAGGACGCGTTCTTCCATCCGCCCGGTTTGCGTGCCACCCCGCGCGCATGCAGGTACTCGCCCATGAGGCCGTTGGCCGTGTAGACGCCCGCCGTGATCGGCAGCCACAGCTTGGCCCAGCGTCGCGAGAACACCCCGCCGATTCCGGCGACGACCACGGGCGGGGTGACCACGATCGGGCTCCACATCCATTTGTTGCCGAAACTGGCTTTGTAGTGCTCGAAATAGATTTCGGCCGTGGTGACCAGGGCCGCCATGGCCGTCAGTCCGGACAGCGAGCGTTCGAAGCGTCCGTGCGCGACGTCGTACAACGCCCGCTCGCCCAACTGCATCGCCTCGTGCTTGCGCCTTCCACCGTTGCCTAACAACAACATTGGTTTCCCTTCCTGGCTCGTTGGTCCATGTGCGTCAGCCGATTGATTACGCGTACTGATCTACGCGGAGATACGGGATGTATTGCGAGGCACGAACTGTCGGGATAGCCTGCCGCTCCGGCCGCCGTGCGCCGAGAATGTCGGACGCCGCCTTGCCCATGCGTCACCTCACTCCCGACACAAAACACGCTCAGGCAGCCAGCGCGATGACCGCCCAGAGAACTGGCATGCGCCCAGCTGCGTGTTTCAACCGAGGTGGTCCCGACGGCCCGTCGTGACCGAAGCGCATCCGGTGCGTACCCGATTCCTGCCGGTGTAAACAGTTCGACCGGTGTCGGGTTGACGGCCAAGCGCCTCTCAACAGTTGTCAGTGGGCCGCCCTACTATCGAACCCATGTTCGAGTATGCGCTGGCGTCGCGGTCGACGCCGGAGTCGGCGGCGTTGCTGGCTCGGGTGCGGGAAGCGGGCCGCGCGGAGGCGCGGGCGGCCGCGGAACGCCTTGTGGCGGTCGGGGACCTGCTGGTGTTGCGCTGCCGCGATAGCGGCGAGCGGGCGGACTGGGCGGCCGACGCGTGGGCGGCGGTCGCCGGGCAGGTCGGCGCGGCGTTGGGCTGCAGCCTGGCGATCGCGCATGGCCAGCTGCACCATGCGATGGCGATGCGCGGGCGGCTGCCGCAGGTCGGCAAGGCGTTTCAGGCCGGTGACCTCGACTATCGGGCCTTTCAGACGATCGTGTTCCGCACCGACTTGATCACCGACCCAGACGTCATGGCGCGGGTGGATGCCCGGCTGGCGGCGCTGCTGTCGCGGCGTCCGTCGCTGACCCGGGCGGGCCTGAGCGCGGCGGTGGATCGGGTGGTGGCGCTGGTGGATGCCGACGCGGTGCGCCGGGCCAAGAAGGCGATCGCCGATCGCTTTGTGGATGTGCAGGCCGACGAGTCGGGGATGGCGTGGCTGACCGGCAGCCTGTTCGGCGCCGACGGGCATGCGCTGGATCGGCGCCTCGATGAGTTGGCGCGCAGCGTGTGTGGCGCCGATCCGCGTACCCGGCGGCAGCGCCGCGCGGATGCGCTGGGCGCGCTGGCCGCCGGTGCTGATCGGTTGAGCTGTCAGTGCGGAACCCCGCGGTGCGCCGGCGCGGCGCGCACGCCGAGCAGTGTGGTGATCCATGTCG contains:
- a CDS encoding GMC family oxidoreductase; its protein translation is MGDRLRGLLKGAVGPRDNESRFLLDVHSRDLPGEKTMRRYRDDDEVDLVIVGAGAGGSVLAQRLARAGWRVVILEAGPFWHPDEDWVSDEAGSHSLYWTQKRIIGGDDPVELGKNNSGRGVGGSMVHYAGYTPRFHPSDFQTYSLDGVGADWPIDYEDVRPHYERVELELPVAGQNWPWGYPHRYPFSPHPISGAAAKLWRGAMQLGIEMRVGPVGIVNGTFGNRPHCIYRGYCLQGCKVNAKASPYVTHLPDALAHAVEIRANCMAARVELDESGAARGVVYYDEAGGTERLQRAKVVAIAGYSIETPRLLLNSASERFPDGLGNNDDQVGRYVMVQGATQSAGRWSDELRMYKAPPPEVSSEQFYETDPSREFARGFSIQTVSPLPIGWAEHVLADGHWGRALREYMRDYNHWATIGVLNELLPMPDNRVTLADETDPYGLPVARFDYTLCDNDKANMAYSTKVIGDILRASGAQDVLTIQRFAHLIGGARMGTRPDNSVVDSDHRVWGVPNLFLADGSVCPTQGSANPALTIMALASRLAERMATGKIRSDVPATRRSEAGVRG
- a CDS encoding gluconate 2-dehydrogenase subunit 3 family protein, with the protein product MADTTRPDHLPNLRPDRKPPHPSWLPKQRRGVTPQMIGRYPDFDVLDTTDSWDEATKKVVLARLEPPGPLRFFSAEEEPCLRAFCDTVLAQDTEPRVPVAESVDSKLADGRLDGYQYADMPDDRDTWRLVLRALDETASGRYGKDSFADAEPDTREAIVDQFSDGHLKGGTWERLNVKRAWSVCMRMVLSGFYSHPWAWNEIGFGGPAYPRGFMRLGGATGDAAAREPFETRGATDEDPVRVVQRGEL
- a CDS encoding glycoside hydrolase family 15 protein — its product is MYSPRVLREYALLADGERGALIGPQGDVAWLCAPRWDSDAVFSNLIGGDGVYAITPTDVRHVWGGFYEPGSLIWRDRWVTRDGIIECREALAFPGDPDRVVLLRRLMGCRGTARVRVLLQPSAAFGRHGAGDPRLDDGIWSGKSGRLRWRWLGGCEARVVKSAHGHGNLITCEVTVDEGGHHDFVLELSERTLPDHPPDPHITWDATEAAWHRSMPELNGTIAPRDARHSYAVLRGLTSSGGGMVAAATMSLPERAHTNQNYDYRYAWIRDQAYAGIAAATVGANELLDRAVEFVGARLLEHGPDLKPAYTVTGASVPSEETLDLPGYPGGADKVGNWVNQQFQLDVFGEALQLLAWAGNAGRLDVEGWRAAQAAIGAIEKRWREPDAGIWEIDNEHWTQSRLACVAGLRAIAKVAGGGSEIAACTSLADTILADTAASSLHPQDGYWQRSPRLTDVDASLLLAPVRGAVPADDPRTRATLDAVRNQLCHDGFVYRFRHDERDLGDAEGAFLLCGFMMALAEHQLGHAHCAMRWFERNRAACGPPGLFCEEYDIRQRQLRGNLPQAFTHALMLECTATLADDAHHC
- a CDS encoding HNH endonuclease signature motif containing protein, whose amino-acid sequence is MFEYALASRSTPESAALLARVREAGRAEARAAAERLVAVGDLLVLRCRDSGERADWAADAWAAVAGQVGAALGCSLAIAHGQLHHAMAMRGRLPQVGKAFQAGDLDYRAFQTIVFRTDLITDPDVMARVDARLAALLSRRPSLTRAGLSAAVDRVVALVDADAVRRAKKAIADRFVDVQADESGMAWLTGSLFGADGHALDRRLDELARSVCGADPRTRRQRRADALGALAAGADRLSCQCGTPRCAGAARTPSSVVIHVVAEQATVAGRGAAPGVLPGCEGLLPAEVIAELARSARLVPLGVPTEAEPRYTPSAKLADFVRCRDLTCRAPGCDRPAVDCDIDHTIPYAEGGLTHASNLKCLCRQHHLLKTCWGWRDRQLPDGTLIWWLPDGHTYVTTPGSALLFPSLCAPTGDLPAPATPERCAQRTAMMPRRTRTRAQNRARRVATERHHNRQARSATRPAQTGPAPPDGEPPPF